In Metopolophium dirhodum isolate CAU chromosome 9, ASM1992520v1, whole genome shotgun sequence, the genomic window AAAACCATATGTgacatacctataattattaaaatcttttaattagcttatatatttaattatatttaaatactaaaactatattgaatgttgttttttttatattatcatggaCGTAAATTGTGGGGAGAGGTGAATTATACATctttataaatgattttaatttatttgttaacgAATAAATCGGTTAACAAGTATTTACATACTTatagaaacaatattaatttattaggaaATGATAATTTTACTGAATCTAACCCTGATTAGTGAGTAAACTATATTACCAGTAACTGCTGTCGCTACAGTTCCGTTTTCATTTACATCAATACATGCCTTATGCGAGACTTTAGTCACATACAGTTTACCATCTTCAACGATGTTAGAAAAGTTTGCGGATCCAGGTGTAAACATTGTTGGACATCCAAGCTAAAACATTgtgtaaatcaataaatattaatttaattgggTAATCGTAACTATACTTACATTGGATAATGTTTTATCTAATTCCAGTGACTGTTCTATTTTGAAACGAGGTAATTTGACATCAACATATTCCTGGGTCATTTTCTCTGAAATGtcgtgtaatttaaattttgaaaaattattttctagatTATTCAAACCATCTTTATCATCGGGtagtaaaattatcattttaaaaccatggtgctaaacaaaaaaaaacaaaaaaatacatttttcaaaattttaaatttacatttataagcaGTATTATCACTTCATAAGGTAATTCAAGTGCTTTGAACTTTAGAACAGTGTCGTGATAGTATTTTAAATCACGTGTGAGAGTCATTATTTCGACTGTTACTTTGTTGCTTGGAGTCTCATAAAAATAGCCATCATAAACATCTTTAAATTTATGTACCCAATCACTTTTAAAATACACAGCATTCACCAATACTAAATCAGTGTCTCGAGTAATTGAACCTGTAAACAAAAATCGGAACATAATCTCGTTACTAatccatatttaattattaaaatataatttaagtaaataaccTTCGCTGGAAAAAAAATCTTCGATTATGTTATTGGTTTTGATTAAAacccaattatttaaatattttcgctGTTTTTCTGGGTTATTCTTGAAATCCAATTTTTCTAttgaagattttaaatatttcttagaGTTTTCCACAAAACTATCTTTAACATCGAAATCTGTATCAACGAACATTCCTGTTGCCAGCTTTAGATTATTATATCCACTCTAAAATAGGATAAAGTAgtacaaaactatatttttataagtttactacactttattattttataacctttactgttattttattatgatattaaattaaaaaaggtgggcaagtgggttttactctgttgtacagtaggttacaagtaggtcattgtaatggatggtgttaaatttgaattcaatgatataatatcattgcataagaacaacgattctgagcgaagacggtcagacaGCCTATAATAtagcttttttaccaaataaataatattttattgacaatcatagaaaaaaaaaattaaaaaattaggaACTGAAAATTTcagtaaacagttcaaaacaaatcaaaatatttttgaaaaaacgatcgtgtatagacaattttaatgtaattatccagtaaaaatgtcatgtatatggtcatttgttttagagttacataaaactaaaatattttgttataaatcgattttgcgtaaaaattctcgtttttccttaacttttcttttgttttcgtcccccctaagtaccaactagattcactttcctatcacaaaatatactgttaaagaaaatccaagcacttttactgtcctaaaaggtgatacagacacaaaaaaatgtaaaatcaatacattcactcagaatctaaaataatcgtaatatttgggaataaattaatgattcaTTGCCTTCAATTTCATTGTTGTAAAACTAgtaaacagtaaaataatatataggtatatttgtatattatcataaaaatacattatattaataaataataagtta contains:
- the LOC132952530 gene encoding serpin B4-like isoform X4, with protein sequence MKLMILAEVAKTETGNIFYSPFGIHLIMFMASTGATSKTFDEMVATIHLNESSHSMETYKKLLEGIKSGYNNLKLATGMFVDTDFDVKDSFVENSKKYLKSSIEKLDFKNNPEKQRKYLNNWVLIKTNNIIEDFFSSEGSITRDTDLVLVNAVYFKSDWVHKFKDVYDGYFYETPSNKVTVEIMTLTRDLKYYHDTVLKFKALELPYEHHGFKMIILLPDDKDGLNNLENNFSKFKLHDISEKMTQEYVDVKLPRFKIEQSLELDKTLSNLGCPTMFTPGSANFSNIVEDGKLYVTKVSHKACIDVNENGTVATAVTGMSHMVFSSPWSRQSKYFVVDHPFIFFISTRCNFIMFVGRMTKIDEYVMPSYFSFFKKNG
- the LOC132952530 gene encoding serpin B4-like isoform X5; this encodes MFMASTGATSKTFDEMVATIHLNESSHSMETYKKLLEGIKSGYNNLKLATGMFVDTDFDVKDSFVENSKKYLKSSIEKLDFKNNPEKQRKYLNNWVLIKTNNIIEDFFSSEGSITRDTDLVLVNAVYFKSDWVHKFKDVYDGYFYETPSNKVTVEIMTLTRDLKYYHDTVLKFKALELPYEHHGFKMIILLPDDKDGLNNLENNFSKFKLHDISEKMTQEYVDVKLPRFKIEQSLELDKTLSNLGCPTMFTPGSANFSNIVEDGKLYVTKVSHKACIDVNENGTVATAVTGMSHMVFSSPWSRQSKYFVVDHPFIFFISTRCNFIMFVGRMTKIDEYVMPSYFSFFKKNG
- the LOC132952530 gene encoding serpin B4-like isoform X3, with translation MVQLTPNLETLRSAIHDFSFSMYKEVAKTETGNIFYSPFGIHLIMFMASTGATSKTFDEMVATIHLNESSHSMETYKKLLEGIKSGYNNLKLATGMFVDTDFDVKDSFVENSKKYLKSSIEKLDFKNNPEKQRKYLNNWVLIKTNNIIEDFFSSEGSITRDTDLVLVNAVYFKSDWVHKFKDVYDGYFYETPSNKVTVEIMTLTRDLKYYHDTVLKFKALELPYEHHGFKMIILLPDDKDGLNNLENNFSKFKLHDISEKMTQEYVDVKLPRFKIEQSLELDKTLSNLGCPTMFTPGSANFSNIVEDGKLYVTKVSHKACIDVNENGTVATAVTGMSHMVFSSPWSRQSKYFVVDHPFIFFISTRCNFIMFVGRMTKIDEYVMPSYFSFFKKNG
- the LOC132952530 gene encoding serpin B4-like isoform X2; translated protein: MCDGRVTLSDKKMVQLTPNLETLRSAIHDFSFSMYKEVAKTETGNIFYSPFGIHLIMFMASTGATSKTFDEMVATIHLNESSHSMETYKKLLEGIKSGYNNLKLATGMFVDTDFDVKDSFVENSKKYLKSSIEKLDFKNNPEKQRKYLNNWVLIKTNNIIEDFFSSEGSITRDTDLVLVNAVYFKSDWVHKFKDVYDGYFYETPSNKVTVEIMTLTRDLKYYHDTVLKFKALELPYEHHGFKMIILLPDDKDGLNNLENNFSKFKLHDISEKMTQEYVDVKLPRFKIEQSLELDKTLSNLGCPTMFTPGSANFSNIVEDGKLYVTKVSHKACIDVNENGTVATAVTGMSHMVFSSPWSRQSKYFVVDHPFIFFISTRCNFIMFVGRMTKIDEYVMPSYFSFFKKNG
- the LOC132952530 gene encoding serpin B4-like isoform X1 — encoded protein: MEDTNSSDKLDDKVFKSINEINDPSDKKMVQLTPNLETLRSAIHDFSFSMYKEVAKTETGNIFYSPFGIHLIMFMASTGATSKTFDEMVATIHLNESSHSMETYKKLLEGIKSGYNNLKLATGMFVDTDFDVKDSFVENSKKYLKSSIEKLDFKNNPEKQRKYLNNWVLIKTNNIIEDFFSSEGSITRDTDLVLVNAVYFKSDWVHKFKDVYDGYFYETPSNKVTVEIMTLTRDLKYYHDTVLKFKALELPYEHHGFKMIILLPDDKDGLNNLENNFSKFKLHDISEKMTQEYVDVKLPRFKIEQSLELDKTLSNLGCPTMFTPGSANFSNIVEDGKLYVTKVSHKACIDVNENGTVATAVTGMSHMVFSSPWSRQSKYFVVDHPFIFFISTRCNFIMFVGRMTKIDEYVMPSYFSFFKKNG